One window of Oreochromis niloticus isolate F11D_XX linkage group LG23, O_niloticus_UMD_NMBU, whole genome shotgun sequence genomic DNA carries:
- the plpp2b gene encoding phospholipid phosphatase 2b isoform X2, with translation MTIVSKPYQRGIYCNDDSIKYPLKPDTITPGMLAAVTICCTLVIISSGEAYLVYRERIQSNTQFNQYIAALYKVVGTFLFGGAVSQSLTDLAKYTIGRPRPNFMAVCAPKVCSGYMSVINCTGSPVDVTESRLSFYSGHSSFSMYCMLFLALYVQARFVAKWARLLRPTIQFFLVAFAVYVGYTRVSDYKHHWSDVLVGLLQGALVALLNVHFVSGFFEKCPKRSKRPGTRDSEEPERKPSVQIADSENSNHYNYHSRGTV, from the exons ATGACCATTGTCTCCAAGCCTTACCAAAGAGGCATTTACTGCAATGATGACAGCATCAAGTATCCCCTAAAACCAGACACCATCACCCCCGGTATGCTGGCTGCTGTCACCATCTGCTGCACTCTCGTCATT ATCTCATCTGGAGAGGCTTATCTGGTCTACAGAGAGAGGATTCAGTCTAATACACAGTTCAATCAGTATATAGCTGCACTCTACAAGGTAGTAGGCACCTTTTTGTTTGGAGGAGCTgtcagccagtcacttactgacctTGCAAAGTACACTATTGGGCGTCCAAGGCCAAACTTCATGGCAGTATGTGCACCGAAAGTCTGCTCAGGATACATGTCGGTGATCAACTGCACTGGGAGTCCTGTGGATGTCACCGAGTCCAG ATTGTCCTTCTATTCTGGTCACTCCTCTTTTAGCATGTACTGCATGCTTTTCCTAGCG CTTTACGTGCAGGCGAGATTTGTGGCAAAGTGGGCCAGACTTCTCCGTCCCACCATCCAGTTCTTCCTGGTGGCCTTCGCGGTTTATGTGGGCTACACCCGAGTCTCTGATTACAAGCACCATTGGAGCGATGTGCTGGTGGGGCTGCTGCAGGGAGCGCTTGTTGCTCTGCTAAAT GTGCACTTTGTGTCGGGTTTCTTCGAGAAGTGTCCTAAACGTTCCAAGAGGCCTGGCACTCGCGATAGTGAGGAACCAGAAAGGAAACCCAGCGTGCAGATTGCAGACTCTGAGAACAGCAACCATTACAACTACCACAGTCGTGGCACTGTGTGA
- the plpp2b gene encoding phospholipid phosphatase 2b isoform X1: protein MKDQKKKKLFVVVDVLCVIAAALPFIIMTIVSKPYQRGIYCNDDSIKYPLKPDTITPGMLAAVTICCTLVIISSGEAYLVYRERIQSNTQFNQYIAALYKVVGTFLFGGAVSQSLTDLAKYTIGRPRPNFMAVCAPKVCSGYMSVINCTGSPVDVTESRLSFYSGHSSFSMYCMLFLALYVQARFVAKWARLLRPTIQFFLVAFAVYVGYTRVSDYKHHWSDVLVGLLQGALVALLNVHFVSGFFEKCPKRSKRPGTRDSEEPERKPSVQIADSENSNHYNYHSRGTV from the exons ATGAAGgatcagaagaagaagaagctgttcGTGGTGGTGGATGTGCTGTGCGTTATAGCTG CGGCACTGCCTTTCATCATTATGACCATTGTCTCCAAGCCTTACCAAAGAGGCATTTACTGCAATGATGACAGCATCAAGTATCCCCTAAAACCAGACACCATCACCCCCGGTATGCTGGCTGCTGTCACCATCTGCTGCACTCTCGTCATT ATCTCATCTGGAGAGGCTTATCTGGTCTACAGAGAGAGGATTCAGTCTAATACACAGTTCAATCAGTATATAGCTGCACTCTACAAGGTAGTAGGCACCTTTTTGTTTGGAGGAGCTgtcagccagtcacttactgacctTGCAAAGTACACTATTGGGCGTCCAAGGCCAAACTTCATGGCAGTATGTGCACCGAAAGTCTGCTCAGGATACATGTCGGTGATCAACTGCACTGGGAGTCCTGTGGATGTCACCGAGTCCAG ATTGTCCTTCTATTCTGGTCACTCCTCTTTTAGCATGTACTGCATGCTTTTCCTAGCG CTTTACGTGCAGGCGAGATTTGTGGCAAAGTGGGCCAGACTTCTCCGTCCCACCATCCAGTTCTTCCTGGTGGCCTTCGCGGTTTATGTGGGCTACACCCGAGTCTCTGATTACAAGCACCATTGGAGCGATGTGCTGGTGGGGCTGCTGCAGGGAGCGCTTGTTGCTCTGCTAAAT GTGCACTTTGTGTCGGGTTTCTTCGAGAAGTGTCCTAAACGTTCCAAGAGGCCTGGCACTCGCGATAGTGAGGAACCAGAAAGGAAACCCAGCGTGCAGATTGCAGACTCTGAGAACAGCAACCATTACAACTACCACAGTCGTGGCACTGTGTGA